Proteins from a genomic interval of Neisseria arctica:
- a CDS encoding endonuclease/exonuclease/phosphatase family protein: MSASPLIIATYNMHKGMSALNRKVQIELMADALEGLHPDILFLQEVQGENLNRQFKIDTFPSQPHYDIISDRLAFNSSYGQNAAYKKRHHGNAILSHMPITTRRNFNISVNKMEQRGLLHCEIHPEDWPLPLVCLCAHLNLREPDRIKQYHAIFDYVSKHIDPMSPLVIAGDFNDWRHKSCISFGSALNLNEVFVVAHGKRPKTFPARMPVLSLDRIYTRNLSILDAQIHNGKIWQALSDHLPLSAKVLPRLP; encoded by the coding sequence ATGTCAGCCTCTCCCCTGATTATCGCCACATACAATATGCACAAAGGCATGTCGGCGCTTAATCGTAAAGTACAAATCGAACTAATGGCAGATGCCCTAGAAGGCCTCCACCCCGATATATTATTTTTACAGGAAGTACAAGGCGAAAATCTCAACCGACAATTCAAAATCGATACTTTCCCCTCACAGCCCCATTACGACATCATCAGCGACCGCCTAGCCTTCAACAGCAGCTATGGACAGAATGCCGCTTACAAAAAACGCCACCACGGCAACGCCATTCTAAGCCACATGCCGATAACAACGCGCCGTAATTTCAACATCAGCGTCAATAAAATGGAGCAGCGCGGTCTATTACATTGCGAAATCCATCCCGAAGATTGGCCGCTCCCGCTCGTATGCTTGTGCGCGCATCTCAATCTGCGTGAGCCCGACCGCATCAAACAGTATCATGCGATTTTCGATTATGTCAGCAAACATATTGATCCCATGAGCCCGCTGGTTATTGCGGGTGACTTTAACGACTGGCGGCACAAATCCTGTATTTCCTTTGGCAGCGCACTCAATTTAAACGAAGTATTCGTCGTAGCTCATGGTAAACGGCCAAAAACCTTTCCTGCCCGCATGCCTGTGTTAAGCTTGGACCGTATCTATACGCGAAACCTGAGCATCCTTGATGCACAAATCCACAACGGCAAAATTTGGCAGGCCTTATCCGACCACCTGCCCCTTTCGGCCAAAGTCCTCCCCCGCCTTCCCTAA